ATTAACAATTCCGATTGTTGAGGAAGAAAGGTGGTCAAAAGGATATGCGGTTGCTAGTgcttttttagcacctcttctGTTGGCATTTCTATGGAGCAATCGTGACAGTGAGGGATCCAAAGGTAGTATAGCTGCTTATGTTGTAGGTGGTATCATTGGTGTTGCGCTCGCATCCCTTGCCTTCCTATACACGGACACTGATCGCCCACCCCGAAGGTTTTTGTTTCCATGGGTAGTAGGAGGTTTTATAATGAGCATAACATGGTTCTATATTGTTGCTAATGAGTTAGTTGCGCTTTTGGTGGCCTTTGGTATAATCTTGGGCATTAATCCATCTATTCTTGGACTGACAGTATTGGCATGGGGTAATTCAATGGGTGATTTGATGTCAAATGTTGCTTTAGCTATGAGTGGACGAGATGGAGTGCAGCTTGCCATGTCGGGATGCTATGCTGGGCCTATGTTCAACACGCTTGCTGGTTTGGGGATGTCTATGCTGCTTAAGGCATCATCGATGGTGCCTGCTTCCTATGAGCTCCCACATGATAGGTCCTTGGTTTGTACAATAGGTTTTCTTATGTCAGGACTCATCTGGGCTCTTGTTGTGTTACGACGGAGCGACATGTGCCCAAACAAGATGCTGGGTTTTGGCCTAATATCTCTGTATCTAATATTTCTCTCTGTTAGGGTGAGCCATGCAATGGGAATCTTTTAATTGGTTGGTTTATATTGATACTCTATAGCTCTATCAGGGAAAGGAGTATGGATTCCTTTAGGGAACATGCAGGATGCACTTGTCAACATGAACGGGAAAGTCATGATTTGATGGAGCTTTGTGTGTGATGATCGTGTTGTATTGAAACCATTGATCAAACAATTGCTGTAGCTAGCACACTGCATATACATAAGAAAATTGAGAGAGATTGCACAGATTTATTTGAATCACATTCCATTTCAGCTATTCTCCCCTCTACACTTTTGTCATGGGCTCACTTGCTGGTTGTTCTAATTGCTGCACTTGTTCTGGAATGTTGAGTTTGTTCTACGGTTTGCAGATAAACAACTCTTTCAGTGCTGACCTATGAGGCCTGGTGTATGTCTTTTTCTCCAATACAGTTCTCATGTAAATGGTAGTTTTCTTTGATGGCTTTTAGTTCAGTGGCTTTTGTTTTGTTGTATGGATGATCTTCTAAGGACTAAGTCAATATTTTGTCTGTCAAATTGGATAAGTGCAAACCATTTTTCAGCAAAGAATCAAGATAGATGATGCTCATTGCTTTGTTCACCTTTTAACAGCTTCAACCTTTTTGCCGATTAAAGCAATTTTCATTTTCAAGAAACTTCACGTTTACATGAATCATTAATTAATGAAGCATCATGCATCATTTTTATATTTTCCAAGAAAGTTATATTGTCTGTGACTTTCATCTTATAAACAAGGCCTTAAACTGGAATGTGGAAGTAGTGTCTATTGCTAACGTTGATAGTACTTTGTGGGTAATTTTTTCATACTTATACCTGGAAGGTAAAACAAGGTCTACCCTGTACACTTTTTGGTAATACCACTTGCTGGCATTGACGACCTTCTTCTTGTTGAGGGCAAGATATGAAATTCATTTGAACTGCATTTTATAGTGATTCTAATTCTGTTTTTAATAAGTTCTATGGCATCTGAAACTTCAGTGGAGAGCTAAAATGTTCTTTCATTGGTTGCAACAAAAGTGAATGTTTGCTGGAAGTATATACTCCTTTGAAGGTTCCAAATCATTTTGGAGGCTAATGATCTTCATGAAGATTCATTGTCTAGAAGGCAAAGATGGACTTGTAACTTATCCTAGTAGTTTTCTTCATGCAAAGAGGTCCAACATGGCCAAAAAAAAGTTACATGCAAGGATTCAAGTCCAATTGAAAAAGGACAATCTCATCAGTACCATATCGTCTAGACAGGAAACGGAGACTCAGGACATCGATTCTCTTGAACCGAGATGTCGTGATTGTCTCCGTCCCTCCCAATTGTCCTACTGGCATCCAACACTAGGGATTGTGCTGGACCGAGATGGATCAGCATGcaattcttttatttatttttatttttcttcttgctaTTATTGGCTATTTTAGTATGTCTCGGTCATACTTCTCCTTCCTGAGACTGTATTGTCCAAGAAGCATAGTGGGTGGTGCCTAATACTGAGATTTAAACCCTTGGTCATGTTATATATATAGCTTGTTTTCaaacattttttattttttgtcccaaaagaaagaaaaaaaaaatgcgtTGAAAGTTTTGCAGGATCAAAAAGTGAAGGCCTTCCTAGAAGAGTTCGGAGAACTGTAGCAACATCGATGAATGAATCTGTCTTTTAGTATATATGCAAAAACAAGATGAACATAATTATGCAAAGGCAAAATGATTGATGGAGAAAATTAGTCTGCTTCATATGATGTTCTCCTTAATGGAAATTAGAAAGGATGGAATCCTAAAGTTGATGTTTTGCTCAACTGCAATGACAATTAGCTCGAGCAGATTGGCGGAAGATATCAAATTGAAGACAAGTTCTCTTGTTCACTAAATTAAGCATTGAGCGAAGCAAGTCTTAAGAGACCACTGGTAAAATGAGCATGCATGCTATAAATAATTAGTTGGAATATCGGTTTGCTATAGTGAGGTCGAAGGCTTGTCATGCATATTATACCTTCAATGAGCTGCAACAATAATATCATACCAGAGGCTGGTTGATTTTATTAAATAGCTTGTTTAGGAGGAAAACTTTGGTGAACTAGCTTCTCAATCAGATTTTTACGGTGAGGAAATTGAATGATGATTGGAAGAATAAGTATGATGGTGGAATCTTTTACAAGCATGAAGTGGTAAGTATGCTTGATTATATAACCTGTCATGAAGTTGATCTTGTATATTGCATCCCATGTGCCATGAAGGTAAGGCATGGATACTGTTCTCTTGCTTAGGCTTAATGAAGGATCTAGAGAGATGAATAGAATCAAAACCTGGTTTTATTGAGAGTGAGCCTTTTACTCATCTATTTTAACTTTATCTAGATGGTCGATTGTCTGAGACCAAAATGATAGAGACAGGTATCTTGCTTGGTGTGAGACTATGTCAGTGTTGCAGCAAGCATTGGCTTCATTAACCTTGGACATCCTTCTCTTACCCAGAAACGAGTAAAAAGGTTCAGTCATGATACATCACTGCCTTTTTGCCACAAGTGGAACAACATAGTTCCTACCAAGATGGATTCTACAGGATGATAGTTGAATAACCTATATAAAGGCCTCTCAGAAAGATGATGCCTAAGCTATCAAGAATACATTTTTCATCCTACCCTTCTTAGTTTTTACAGGGCAAGTTTTTTTTGGCTTTTACCCAGATTGAGAGCATTTTGTTGTGCGGCTGGCCAATCCAAATTATAGGAGACTTTTGTAGCGGTTGGGATATATAATATGTCTCATTCTCCTTGCTGGTGGAATATCTGATGTTGAAGTACAACTCGCAACATTGTATGGGATTAGAAATGAGGCATGGCGTACTCCCAGGACAATTGGAATGACATTTTGTTTCTGAGTTTGAATGGgaataggttgaaagattgccAATGTTCAACAAAACTATGGAATGGAAGTTACTGTTAATCGTCATCTTGCCTCGTCGTCTAGTTCTTCCTCGTGAGTTCTCGCGTCTCCATCTTTGATAAAGCAAAGGATCCATGTGCTTCCACAGTTCTGCATGCTCTTCTAATATGCTACACTGTGATGGTAGAGCTTGTCAGCAAAATCTTAGATGCTGACCGACCTTAGGATGAGAAATATGATATTGATCAATGATATGGGCATCATGCTACTCAAAATATACTCATCACAACCAATGTTTGTCATGGCTTGTATAACCCCTATTATGGGGGGGGTTACTGCCCGACCTCAATCTTTTCTCTTTGGACCACCACCGAGCACCCACCTCAAGAGAAGGAGAATAGGATGGATCCATGGAACCGACGTCTCATATACAAGCACGAAGCATTGGATTATTTCAAAAGAGAAACATGGACTAACCAAAATGCCCAAAAATCCTGGGCAGTTATTAGAGAACGTGGAACATGAATCAATACTACTTATAGCTAATTACAGCCCGCTACCCACGATCATATGGTGGGACTTTATTCTCCATGATAAATAATCAGATAACGCACTCCTCCTCTCTATAAAGGAGGGCATAGGAGATCCACGATCATATAGTGGGACTTTATTCTCCATGATAGTTACCGAATAATCAGATAACGCACTAACTTAAGTTCTTGTTCATTCACTCTCTTTATTATTTTCAATTCTTCGATTAACTCAAACATTGGAGGAGCTCTGTCGGagtgtttagattttttttttttacttaataAATTTCCATGGACGCTGTTTAAATGCCCACTAAATCTTAATCAATTTAACAGACTGCATTACTACTGGAAAGTGTTCAAGTCAATCTCCGGTACCATCTACATAATTACATTCTAGtccttccatcaaaaaaaaaaaaacactcgtCCTTCAGCCAGTTGTAATTACATTATTGTCCTTCTTAAGGAgtataataatgaaataaaaagaaccCCTCTGCTGGCCAAAattaataaggaaaaaaaaaaatcgtagTTCCAGTCACCACCCCCAAAGTCTAAATGGAGACGCTGTTGGGCACGCCGCGGCAGGTGACGCCGGGGCCGGAGCTGGGAGCGAGCAGCTCGTAGGGCAGCACCCCGGCCCCGCACCGGTTGCGCCGCCTCGGGTCGGCGTTCCTCCGGCGGATCTCCTCCTCGACCCGCCCCATCTCCGCCGCAAACTCCCGGAACCCCTCAACCGCCGCCTCGTCGGCCGTCCACGTCCCAGGTTGCTGCCTCTCCCCCAAATACGCCTCGTCCGGCGAGTGCGTCGACAACGTATCCACCACCGCCATGAACTTGGTCGCCTGCAATATAGACGGCGTCGCCGAGAGGAAAAACCGGTGGGGGTCGGCGAGGAACGCCGCGTACTCGTCCGGGTCTCGCTCCGGATCGGGAACTAATCGGCGCATCAAGGGGGGCCGGCTCGGGACGTAGCCGCCGAGCGGGTACTGGCCGAAGTTCAGCGCGGCGTGCTGAGCCGACGCGAGCCAGATGAGGGTGGTGAGCACGCCGATGAGATCGGCGGGGGAGTCGAGTGGGGGCCACCAGGAGGCGTGGCGCTTTTCGGCGTGGCCCACGTGGATGCACTCGTGATACCAGGCCTGGAGCTCCGAGTCGGACCGGACGCGGGCCGGGTCGGGGTAGTAGCGCTCGACGTAGGACCGGACCCAATTCTGGATTGCGGCCCAGAGGAGGAGGCCGTCGTTGGCGTAGGGGTAGTCCTCGATTAGGAGACGGAGGCCGTGGGGTTGCGTGGGGTCCTCGACAGCGATGCCCCTGAGGTCAAAGTTGATATTTATTACATGACCTTCTTAACGTTGCCATGCAAAACTTTATATTTGTTGGGGACTTGGAACCGTATAAAAAGTGCCGAGCGAGAGGGGAAATGGCATGTACCTGCGGATGAGATCAGCCGGGAGACCTTCCAAGTCGAATCTCCATAAATCCCGGTAGTAGGCCGCACTCATCTCCATGCAGTAGGGGCCAGGAGTGAAGCACGACTCGATCACACCCTCGGCGTTGATAAGGCTCTGCCTCGCCAACGCGTTGATCTCCAGCGTGTATCTCATGTGGGGATCCAGCAGCTTGAACACCGGATGCATCGCGCTCAACTGCCTGTGAGCTGCCAGTATAAACGGCTCCATCACCGCATGCGTCCTCAAcctatataattaaaaaatatacacATCTATATATAAGATAATAagcattaaaaagttaaaattacaGTTTGCAGCTATCGATGTTTTATTTCCAGATGAAATGGTCATTATTTTCATTCTAGTATAGAATAACTATTTTGAATTTTCTTAAATATTAAATGTTTATTTGATATACCAGTGGTTGACGAGCTGGTGGACTCCGGCGTCGTTGGAGCAGACAtgggccttggcgagcatccattGCCAATTAGTGGTGGCATCGCAGGGTGGAGTCAAAACCATGCTGGGCCGGGTCTCACCAGGCTGGGAGGGAGGAAGGCCCAATTCAATCGCCACGGGCTTCAATGTACCCATGggtgtcaagaagaagagggtccTTGTAGCATATGCCTTCCGGCCGTCCATCTCATTGATCCGCTCGATGAACGGTAGATATATGTCGTGGTAGTCCACCATGAACAACTTCCCCTCCTCCATTGCCTTCATTAAACATAAAAGGAAATTTGGATATAGATAAGATAATGGTAATTGTGATAGAAAAAATGAGGGGTTACTATTGGGTACCTGTTGGACGGTCAGCCCATTAAGCTGCCCGGCGATGTGGGCCTCCGTTATGGCGGAGGCAGGGGGCCCGTAGACCGCAGGATCCAGTTTGCTGACCGGGGGAAAGACCTGTCGAGAACAATGCCCCTCGAATTTTGAGTTAACTACGGTTGGGCCGGTGAaaatttgaatgacaaaaatatcctttgattgcTAGTAATTACCTGAAGGCTCTCGATGTTGACGGGGTTGATGCCGGCGACCACCTGCCGGGCAAATTCGTCATCTCGGAGCCACGCGAATTTGTCCTCTGCAGGATCGTTATATCTTAAATTTAGAACCTTGGATTTATATCAAATAACACGAATGCCACTCAAGAACTTTAATTACGTAATTGACTACGTTAGCTTGACCGAGTGGCCATGCAAGTAAAATGCTGTTACATCGTATGAGAGGTTAGAATGTATTGTACAACGTGCAGTCTTTGTGGTCAATTAAGTCTTATTTTTTAATGTTTTAGTTTGCTTAATCTTTCATAGATGTGTCACCCAGTCGTAATTGAAAACTGAAATAAGAAAACAAAATGAAGCCGACAACTTTGTCCAAATTAGAACTCGACAATCCAT
This genomic window from Elaeis guineensis isolate ETL-2024a chromosome 13, EG11, whole genome shotgun sequence contains:
- the LOC105056718 gene encoding probable lipoxygenase 6, yielding MAVCNEIMGFSQLERSSLVPAPRSVLLRGKQNRLCLASPALVSMEQRRRRRSSRSTKVVAAISEDVINLVVGKPEPVKFTVRAAVTVRRKSKEDVKEAIANHLDALVDKIGRNVVLQLISTEINPRTKKPKKSGEAVIKDWFEKKNVKGERVVYTAEFVVDSAFGEPGAITLTNRHQREFFLETIVVEGFPCGPVHFPCNSWVQSTKDLPTKRVFFSNKPYLPSETPAGLKNVREEELKELRGDGNGVRKLSDRIYDYATYNDLGNPDKGIEFARPILGGEKMPYPRRCRTGRPPTDTNMLAESRIEKPHPIYVPRDEAFEESKQGAFSAGRLRAVLHSLIPSLIASISIDNHDFQGFHHIDNLYKEGLILKLGLQEHLFRKLPFVQKIQESSEGLLRYDTPSILSKDKFAWLRDDEFARQVVAGINPVNIESLQVFPPVSKLDPAVYGPPASAITEAHIAGQLNGLTVQQAMEEGKLFMVDYHDIYLPFIERINEMDGRKAYATRTLFFLTPMGTLKPVAIELGLPPSQPGETRPSMVLTPPCDATTNWQWMLAKAHVCSNDAGVHQLVNHWLRTHAVMEPFILAAHRQLSAMHPVFKLLDPHMRYTLEINALARQSLINAEGVIESCFTPGPYCMEMSAAYYRDLWRFDLEGLPADLIRRGIAVEDPTQPHGLRLLIEDYPYANDGLLLWAAIQNWVRSYVERYYPDPARVRSDSELQAWYHECIHVGHAEKRHASWWPPLDSPADLIGVLTTLIWLASAQHAALNFGQYPLGGYVPSRPPLMRRLVPDPERDPDEYAAFLADPHRFFLSATPSILQATKFMAVVDTLSTHSPDEAYLGERQQPGTWTADEAAVEGFREFAAEMGRVEEEIRRRNADPRRRNRCGAGVLPYELLAPSSGPGVTCRGVPNSVSI